In Streptomyces rapamycinicus NRRL 5491, the genomic stretch CCGCGGACAGCGCACTGCTCCGGGGCGCGCCCCGCGACGCGGCACGCTACCTGCGGCAGGCCTTGCTGGACAGCTCGTCCGTCGGCTCCGTCCGCACGGGTCTGCTGACCGACCTGGCGTCGGCGGAGCGCAGCTTCGCCACCATGTCCGCACTGCGCCATGTCGCCGAGGCCCTACCACTGCTCGACACCGCCCGGGATCGCGCGGCCGTTGTGACACGGCTGGGCCCGCTGCTGATAGAACCGGCAGAATTCACCATCGACTCGTTGATGCGCGACGTGGCCGATGCCCTGGACGCACCGGGCGCGGGCGATCCTCTGACGAGCGAGCTGGCCCTGCGTCTGGAGGCCCACACATACGCTCTGGCCTCCCCTGACCCCTCCTATATCCGCGACGCCATGCGCAGGTTCAAGGAATTCGGCCCGCGCCCGCCACTGCGTACAGCCGGTCAACGGGCGCTGGTCGCCTCGGTGGCGCATATCGCGTTCGTCACCAACAGCACATCCGCCGATCGATTGGCGGCTTTGTGCACCCAGCTGCTGGAGCGGGAGCGGCCGGGCCCGGAACACGTGCACACCACGCTGCCGCTGGCCGTGAACGTCCTCGCCGCCACAGGGCGTACGGAAGGGATGGCCGACTGGCTGCGCTTGGCAAGTCGACGGGCGCACCGCCAGGGCGGGGAGGTGGAGAGAGCGGTCATACGGGCCGAACAGGCCATGATCGCGCTGGCTGTCGGGAACGTGGCCGACGCCAAGCAGGAGATGCTGCGGGCCGATGTCCTCGCCGGTCCGGAGGCGAGCGGTCTGCCCGCGCTCTGCACCGCCATTCTCGCCATCGTCGCGCTGCACAGCGAAGAGCCCGAATTGGCGGAGGAGTTCCTCACCCGTCATCGGCTCAGCCGCGCGAACCAGTATCTGGCCGCTCTCCTGCACATGGCGCGCGGTCTTCTCTCGGCCCGGCGCCACGAGGCACGCGGTGCTCTCAGCCACTTCCGCACGGCCGGCCAGCGGATGGAGCGGATCGGATGGCTCAACCCCGTCCTGCTGCCGTGGTCCTCGTGCGCCGCCCTGATGCATCACCGCCTTGGCGAGCATGACCAGGCGCTGACTGCCGCTCGGCTGGAGGTGGAACGGGCACGTAAGTGGGGCGCCCCGGCGGCGGAGGGCCACGCACTCGTCGCACTGGGCCGGGTCATCCCCGGTCGCCGGGGGGCCGAAGTGCTGGAGGAGGCTGTCTCCGTACTGGAGAGGGGCGCCAACAGCCATGAGCTGTGCCGGGCGCTGTACGCGTTGGGAAGCCACGCGAAAACGAGCCGGATACGGTCAACGGACATTCTAAAACGGGCATACGACCTGGGTATGGAATGTGGAGCCGACTGGATGGTGCAGAAAATCAGCGCTAAGCTGCAAAGAGAATACACAAACACCAGAACAGAAAAATCTCGGCTGACCCGGTCAGAACTCAGGGTGGCGCGACTGGCGACCGAAGGCAGCAGCAATACGGAGATCTCGGAGCAACTGGGTATATCATCCCGGATGACCGAGAAGCACCTTACGAATTGCTACCGCAAGCTGGGCATTCCGGGACGTCGCAGTTTACCGGAAGCCCTCGACAAGTGGTTCGGCCAGCAGGCGGGCGCATCCGAAGCCCAAACAGGCGGGTAGCATTGTGAACCGCGCCGGACTACAACCCGAACCACCGAGCCCACAGTCTTTCGGCGCAGTGCGAAGGAGTCTGGACGCCTGTACGACCCAGGTCGACCTCGAGGTGCGTACAGTCGCGGCGGAGCTGGTCACCTGGGATGCGTGACCAATGAGGATGCTGCGCGGGCACGACAATCAGAGCGCCACGGCGGTGGGCGCGTGATCATCCGCTACTTTGCGGCTGGTGTCCTGGCCAGAGCCTCGGGGCCGTACGGGCCGGGGACCGGGAGGTCGGGGTGTCACGGCACACGGACCGACCGTCGTCCAGCTCTACGGCCACCTCACCGGTCACTGCGGGTGAGGCAGCTCGGCGACTCCCGCGCCCGTGCCCGGCTCCAGCCCGCGGCGCAGCTCCCGGCGTCCGGACGACAGACTGAGCTTGCGGTACACCGAGGTCAGGTGCGCCTCCACTGTCCGGCGCGTGACGAAGAGGGCGTCCGCGATCCGCGTATTCGACCAGCCGTCGGCCGCCAGCCGCGCGACCTGGGCCTCACTTCGGGTGAGCGCGCCCGACCTGCCCGAGATGGCGCGCCGGGGCCGGGCCCCGGTCGCCAGCAGCGCCTGGTGGGCGGCGGCGTGGAGCGCGCGGGCGCCGAGTGCGTGGGTCTCCCGCCAGCCCTTGCCCAGAACCGTCCGGGCCGCCTGAGTGTGCCCGGCGCGTTGCAGCGCCCGGCCCCGGAGCACCCGCACCCCGGCCAGCAGCAGCGCCGCACGGGTTGGCGCCAGCACCGATTCCGCCTCGTCGAGCAGGGCCAGCCGGTCCCGCTCGTCGGCGGCCTCGGCCAGCAGTTCGAGTCCAGTCCCCAGCGCGCAGGGGAGCCCCGCCGGGCGTGCCAGGCCCACGGCCCATTCGCCCAGCTCGACCGCCGCCGTGCGGTCGCCCACCGCCAAGTGGGCCTGTCCGGCCCAGTACCACCAGAAGGAGACGGCCGGATTCGTACGGTGCCACGCCCGCTGCCGGTGTCCGCACTCCGTCAAGTCCCGCAGGGCGGCCCGTGGTTCGCCCTGGGCCAGGTGCAGGCGCCCACGGGCGCACAGCAGTTCGTTCCAGTGCCACTCGTCGTCGGCCCGGGGGTCGGGCATTTCGGCGGCCAGGGCCATGGCGGCCGCGAGATCGCCCTGGTCGAGGAATGTGTGCAGCCGCACCGCCAGGGGCAGCGCCTCATACCGGGTGGCCCGCGCGATCCGGGTCTTCCGCAGCGCCTCGGCCGTGGTCCGCAGCGCCTCGTCGAGAGCCCCGAGCCGCTCGTCGGCCGCCGCGCCGAGCCCCAGCAGCGTGGGGTAGGCCTGGCTCCGCACGGCGTCGGTGCCGTGCATCAGCTGCCGGTACGCACGGTCCGCCTCGTGCGGGCGGTCTCCGTACAGAAGCACCGAGGCGGCCGCGGCCAGGGTGGCGGTCGAGTCGGTGGTCGGCCCGCCCAGCCTGATCACCGTGCCCGCCGCGGTGAGTGCCTGCGGCACATCATCCATGCGGCACACCGAGATGAACGCGCGCCACGCGAGAAGGGCGCGTGCCTCCGGGGTGTCGCCCGGCAGGTCCATGTGGAACGACTCCGTGTCGAGGAGTTCGGTGTACGCGTCGAGGTTGTCGGTGGCCGCCATCAGCATGTCCGCCTCCAGGAGCCTCGCGCTCGCGGTCCCGGCGGCAGTACCGGCCACGGCGGAGCGGTGCCGGGCAAGGAGCGTGACGGCGCGGTCCACCTGGCCCGTACGCGCCAATCCGCCGATGAGCGTGCTGAGCGAGGCGAACCGCAGGCCGGGGCGGGAGACGCGGTCCAGGACCGCCGTCAGGTGCCGGATACCGGCCGCCGTGTCCACCGTGCTTTCGGCGATGCCCAGTTCCGCCACCAGGTCCGGGTCACAGGCGTCCGCCGCGTCGTCCGGCACGCAGCGGCGCAGCAGTTCCACCGCGCGTGCCACCGCGCCCTCGAGTGTCGCCTTGCGCGCCGCCTCGCGCAGTACGGCCCGCGCCCACGGCTGATCCGCCGTCACCCGGGACCGCAGCAGATGCTCTGCGGTGTCCGAGGCGGGTGCCCCACCGTCGTGCAGCAACCGGGCCGCCCGACCGTGCAGCCCGGCACGTTGCTCGGCCGGCATGTCGGCCAGGACCGCGTTCCGTACGGCTGGGTGCGCGAGGGACCGGCCGTCCGTACGGGAGGACGCCTGCGCCAGCCCGAGGGAGTCCAGGACGGACAGGGCACGGACGAAGGTGGTGGCGTCGACCTGGGCCAGTTGCGCGCAGGTATCGCGGTCCGCCGCGTCGCCGAGTACGGCCACGGCCTCGGCGGCCCGCACGGCCGGTGGTGGCTGACGGCGCAGCAGCCGTACGACGCACTCCCGGAAGGCAGGTAGGTCGTGATCGCCCGCCGCGTCGAGTCCCGCGCCGGTCAGCGGCACGCCGCGCTCCCGCAGCGCGGTGACCAGCCCGGTCACCAGAAGGGGGTTTCCACCGGTGGCCGCCAGGCAGTCCACCTGGAACCGCGTCTCGGTCTCGGCGCCGGTGAGTCGCCGGGCGACCCGGCCGATGCCCGGGGCGGTGAGCGGCCGTGGCCGGACGACGCGGCACAGCGGCTGGGTCATCATCGCCTCGTCCAGCGGGGTCCACGCGCTGCCGTCGCGCCGGCTCAGCGCCAGCAGGACCGGCAGCCCGGCCAGCCTGCGCGCGGTGTACGCAAGGCAACGCAGCGACACCGGGTCGGCCTCGTGGACGTCGTCGATCGCGATCAGGAGGGGCCCTCGCGCCGCGGTGGCGCGCACAGCCTCATGCCATCCGGTCAGAACCCCGTGGGGGATCCCGGCCGGGGCGCGGGCAGCGTCGCCGGGCACCGGCTGCCGCGGCGGCGCGGCGGGGTCCGGGGGTGCGTCGGCGGCCATGGACCCCCACAGGGCCCTCACGGTGCCCAGCGGCAGGGTGCACCGGTCCGCGTCGGCCCGCGTGTGCAGAACCCGCAGCCCGAGCCGGCGCGCGTCCGCGGCGAGGGTGTGGAGCAGCGCCGACCTGCCGATGCCGGCCGGCCCCTGTACGACGACGAGGCCAGGGTGGCCCGCCGCGGTCCGCCGGGCAAGGTCGGCGAGCGTGTCGAGTTCGCGGTCTCGGTCCGCCCATCGCGCGGGCTGCTCCCCGCCCCGGTCCCACGTCCAGTGCGCGCCGTGCCCGACCGGAGTGACGATCACTACCGCGTCCCTCTCCCTCTCCCCCGGTCGGGAGCAATCATGTCCCTTCTTCCACTGAGGGTTTTCCTAGAACGTGGCGTCCCTCCCCGTTCGCCGCCGTTCCGACAGTCACGTGAAAGGTTGAAGGTCACCTGGCCTCCTGAGGGTCCGCTCTCACGAGGGAGGCGGCAGCATGTCGATGTCGCCGAGGCGGTTCCGCTGTTGCCACGGCACGGGAGCGCGCCGCCACCGCGGTGCGGCTCGGCTCGGTGCTGAAGGAACCGGGGGTCCGGCATCTCGCGGCCCGGACCGCTGAGCGACGGATGGAATGGATCGGACGGCTCAACCCCATCCTGCTGCCGTGGTCCTCCCGGTGGAGGCTCGCTGATCGCGCTGGGCCGGGTCACGCCCGGACGCCGGGGGCCGAACTGCCCACGGAGGCCGTCCGCGTACTGGAGAGAGGCGCCCAGGGTCACGATCTGCGCCGGGCGCTGTACGCACTGGGGACCCACCCGGAAACGGACCGGATACGGGCGACGCACACCATGAAACGGGCACGTGACACAAGAGTCGAACGCGGCGCCGATTGACTACGGCAGACCACACGAAGCTGTAGCGGGAACATTCAGCGAGTGCGGCCGGACCTCCGTTGACCAGGGCCGAGCCGAGAGGCACGTCACCAATTGCTACCGGAAACCCGGCACCTGCGGCCTGGCGTCGGGTTTCGCACGGAGATTCGGTCAGCAAGCGGGCTTCTGGAAGAGCCAAACGGACAGATGCTTAACGGGTGCACAGTATCCATTTGGCCGCACCACCGAACCCTGGAACCACAATGTTTCGGGACCGTGCAAAGGATTGCTTGACCGGCCAAGAGGATATTCCTATCGTCAACTACGTTACTTGCGATCGACTGCCGTTAAACCCCCACATATGAGCGTAGAAAGACGGTGTGAGGTGGCGACCACTCGTCCAGCAGGCACCGCACGCGATAGAGGTCGGACGACAGCCCCTCCTCCCTCCTCACACGGGCTCGGAGACGCGTCCCCGCCGCATCGGTGGACCACCCCGGCACGTACACGGCACACATCGACCCCGAGATGCGCACCCTCGGCACGGAAGCAGGGGTCTCCCACCAGTCCGACCGGACCTCGGCCGAGACCTGCGGACGGAACCTGCTGAACCGCCGCACCCAGGTCCCTTCCGGGGCCGGCCCGGCATTTCACCACGGACCGGGGCCGACTGGGATCCGACCGCCCCACGGGACCGGCTGACGGGGAAAGACCGACGCACTCGTCCTCGCCAGTGGCCGCGGGTGTGTGCCACCGGAGTTCATCAAATGATTCTCAGGACTGGGATCACATTCTCAGTGACTCTCCTGGTTCAGGGGTGCAACTCACCACCGCTCTCCCGGCAGAAACGGAGCAAGAATTCGGTGTGCCCCCCACCACGTCAATCGCATGCCGATCGAACGCCGACCTCGTGACATGCCGTCGGTTAGCCGGGAAACGTGCCACGCCAAATACCCCGCACACTCCCACACATCTCCGCCATCGAGGCCTCGGCCGTCCGCCGTCAGGCGGACACACATCCTCGTATCCCGGGACGGCCCTCACCCATGCCCGACCTCACCCACAAGGTAGGTGCTATGTCCGCTTCCCCGACGGCTACCTGCGACATGTGCGGCCGGCCGGTGCGCCCGCACCGGCAGTCCAGTACCTCGCCGCCGCGGGCCCGCTACTGCTCCAACGCCTGCCGACAGCGCTCCTACCGCATGCGGCAGAAGTCCGGCGGCATGGACACCGCGCTGACCGAAACACCGTTGACACAGATGAGCAGCTTCATCGGACGCACGGACGAACTCATCGACCTGGCCCGTACATTGCGCGAGGCGCGACTGCTGACACTGACCGGCCCAGCGGGCATCGGCAAGACGCGGCTGGCCCTGGAACTGGCCGGCCAGGAGGCTCGCGGCCGACGCCACGAAGTGGCGGTGGTGAGGCTGAGTCAGCTCACCGAGCAGGAGGAGATACGGCAGCGGATCCTCACCACGCTCGACGCGATGCCCGACGGCGCGGATGGGGCGGAGAAGGACCGGCTGCTCCTCCTCGACGACTGCGAACACGTCCTGGACACCTGCGGCACGCTGCTGACCGGTCTACTGCCGCGCCACCCCCGACTGCGGGTCCTGGTCACCAGCCGCGAACCCCTGCGGCTCCCGGGCGAATCGGTCTTCCCGGTGATCGAACTGGCGTTGCCGGACCTGGACTCCGGCACCGAGCTCACCGCATGCCTCCGTTCCGACGCGGTCACCCTGTTCATGGACCGGGCCCGCGCCGTCGCTCCCGACTTCCAGCTCACCGAGGCCAACGCGGCGGACGTGGGCGAGATCTGCGTACGGCTGGACGGGGTACCACTGCCCATCGAGATGGCCGCCCGGCTGATGCGCGTGTTCCCGCCCGCCGAGGTCCGGGCCCGGATGGACGACAGTCTCGCGCTGCTGACGAACGGATGGCGGCTCGCCGACGGCAGGCACCGGAGCCTGCGCGCCTCCCTGGAATGGGGGTACGACCTGCTGAGCGCGGCGGAACGCGCACTGCTGCGCAGGCTGTCGGTGCTCCCGGGTGGTTTCGGGCCGGATGCCGCCGCCGCGCTCGCTGCCGACATCCCCGAGGCAGTGTCGGCGATGCCCGAGATCCTCATCGGTCTGGAGGCGAAGTCCGTCATCACACCGCTCCCCGGCGCGGACGGTCCGGCCCGCTTCCGGCTCCTGGAGTCCATGCGACACTACGGGCATGAGATGCTCGTCGCCCAGGGCGAGGACACAGCGGCATACGAGCGGCTGACCGCCTGGCTGACGACGGCGTCCCTGCCGCTGCGCGAGGATGCCGTCGCGCCGGCCGGGACACTCGGCATGCTGGAAAAGGAACACGCCAACCTCATACACGCCCTGCGCAGACTCGGCTCGGGAGACGATGAACGCCAATTGCTGCTGGCCGCGGCGCTGACAGCGGCGGAGGTCGTCGGCGGGCGGCAATCCGGTGCCGCCGGACACATAGCGCACGCCCTGGACCGCACCGCGCCGACCTCCGTCTACCGCGGCGTCGCCCTGGAGGCGGCGGCCGCGCTGGCGCGCCGGGAGGGCGAAGACGCCGCCGCCGCCCGGCGGGCCGACGAGGCGGTGGCGCTGGAGCGCGAGCGCGGCCGCAGCACGGCCCGGCTGGGCCGCCTGCTCCTACTGCGCGGCATGATCCGGCAACAGGCGGACGAGCGAGAGGCGTCCCGCGCCGACCTGGCGGAGGCGCTGAAAATCGGCCTGCGGCTGGGACACAACATGCTGACCGCGCTCTGTCTGGGCGAAATCGCCCGGCAGCAGCTGGAGAACGGCGAACTCGGCAGCGCTGAGCAGACGATCCACCGCGTCCTGCCCGCGCTGCGCCGCCACGCGGTACCCTTCCGACTGCGCTCGGTGCTGGTCACGGCCGGTGCGCTGGCGCTGGAGAAGGACGATCTGACATCGGCGGAGGCATACTTCGCCGAGGCTCTGCGGGCACGCCCGGCCCATCGGAGCGATACTGCCGCGGCGATCGAGGGGCTGGCCCTGGTCGCTACCCGGGCCCGCCGGTTCGACCGGGGGCTGCGGCTGCTGGGTGCGGCGGAGCGAATCCGCGACGACGCCGGGCGGGGCACCGAGTGGTGGCGCCGGCGCGTGCACGAGGCGCGAGAGACGGCGCTCCGGGCCATCCCGCCCGCCCGCGCGGAAGCCTGGCTCGATTCGGCCCAGGGTCTGCCGGAACAGCAGGCGATCTCGCTCGCGCTCGGCGACGACGGACCCGAAGCACCCCACAAGCGCCCCGCCCATCCGTTGAGCAGGCGGGAACGGGACGTGGCCGAGCTGGTCATGGAGGGGCTCACCAACCGTCAGATCGCGGCTCGGATGCATGTGTCGGTACGGACCGTCGAAACCCACATCCGGCACATCCGTACCACGCTGGGGCTACGGTCCCGGGCGCACATCGCGGCGTGGGTGGCGCAGCGGCAGCCCAAGCCTCCGGCCCGCCTCACCCCACCCACGGGGCGGCGAACTCCTCAGGTACGCAGCGTGGTCCACGGTGGCCACGTCGTGGGCGGGCCCAACCCCCTCCAGCTCAAAGACACCTGACGCCCGGGCCGACGCCAGGGCCACGCCGCCCTCACTCGGCCGTGGCCGTTACCGGCAGCGCGCGGCGTGCCGGTAACGGCCACCGGACTTCCGCGGTCGCTGTACGTGAGACAGCCGGGTTCCAGGTCGCCGCTCCGCCCCCTTGCGGTTGACATCTCGGACAAGTCGCCGCAGTTCAGCGTGCACCCGCCTAACGCCGTAGGCGCCCCTCGATGCCAGGTGAATCAGGGTGATCTCGGTGCGGCCGGTCCCCCCGGGGGTACGCAGACGCCGCAGTTCCCGGTCACAGGCGGCGAGGTGGGCGCCGAGGGCGTCGTCGTACTCGGCGTAAGCCGCTTCCTGGAGGAGGAGCCGCCGGATGCGGGTCTCCAGGTCGGAGAGCCGGCCGCGCGACACGGCCGCGGTGTGGACCCCCTCCACGAGGTCATCGCCTACCTGGTCGACAAGGCCCATGTCGGTGGCCTCGGCCAGCGGTATGTCGGTGCCCCACAAGACGATGCGGCGGGCGCGGGCGAGGCCGAGGTGCTGCGCCAGCCGGTAGACGGACATGCCGGACCAGAAGTGGCCGTCGTGCACCGGGAGCGTGAGATTCAGGTCGGGGGCCGATCCGGGAACCCTCGGCGAGGAGCTGGTCGAGAACCAACCCGTCGCACGTTCCCTGGGCGGCGGTGACGCTGACGGCATCGAGACGCTCCAGCCGGCGGACCGCGCGTTCCCATCGGTTGACCTCCTGGATGGAGGGTCACCGGGCCACTCGCGGCGTCAGAGCGGTGCCGGGAGGACCCGCAGAACGGCCACCGTCCTGCTGCTGAGGTTCTCCACCTCCTCGCACAGCATGTCCACCGCCGCGGTCAGCTCCGGCAGCGAGCGGTCGCTGTCCAGCCGGACCAGCACGCCCAAGCGGTCGGGCAGCCGGGCCCGGGCCTCATCTCAGCAGCGGTTCCTTCCGTCACCAGCCCACCAGAGCCGTTTCGATGGTCGATCCCGGTCCCATGGTCATCAGCACTCCGATGTCGCCGGGGAGAGCCGCCTTCTCGTCACGCAGCCGCTCGTAGGAGAACAGGAACGAGCCGCTGGAGAGGTTGCCGTGGTCCCGCAGGACTCCGAGGGTGTGCCGCACGTCGTGCCGGGACAGTCCGAGGTTCACCCGGACCGAGTCGATGACCTTCTTGCCGCCGGAGTGCACCACCCAGTGGGTGACGTCGCTCGTGCGTACCCCGGTACCGGTCAGAAGGCGTTCTACGGCGGTTTCGGCGTTGGCCCCGACAACATAGGGAACTTCGGGGTCGAGGTAGAAACTGAACTTGCCGTGCGCGTCGTCCCAGTCGTAGCGCATGGCGTCGACGGCTTCGGGGATGATGTGGCTGGCGAACCGCAGCAGCGTCGGCGCAGGCGACCGCTCCCCGGAAGTCCGCCCCGGGACGCGGACGGCAACGGCCGCCGCCCCGTCGCCGAACAGGCTGTTGACCACGGACGAGCGCAGGGTCCCGTCGAAGACATACGCGGCGGAGCACACCTCGACGCACACCATCACCGCCAGTTCGCCGGGATGGCCGGCGGCCCAACCGGACACGGCGTTCAGGGCGTTGAGGCCGGCGTTGCAGCCCATGCCGACCACATCCAGGCGTTGGCAGGACCGCTCGACGCCCAGGTCCTTGATGAGCAGCGCGGAGAAGCCCGGCGTGAGAAGTCCGGTGGAGGTGACACAGCACAGGTAGCGGACGTCGGCGAGGGATGCGCCGACGTCCTTCAGACAGCGCTCGACGGCCTCGCGCCCCATGCGCAGCCCGCTCGCCGTGTGTTTGCGCAGCAGGTCGCCCTGTGTCTCGGTAATGGGCTTCCCGTCGGGGCCGAGGGGCGGCAGGCTGAGGTTGCGCCGCTCGATCGCTCCGTTGAGGAAGATCGAGCGGATTCGGGGGTCGGTGACGCCGAAGGTATCGAGGATTTCCCGCTGCGTGTAGGAGTCCGGCGGCACCGCGGCACCTACGCCGACGATGCCGGGCGCCTCTCGGATTGCTCGCATGATTCCCTCCCGTACCGCCGTACTACGGGCAGTCGCTGCCGACCGGATTACGCCAACAAATCAGAACACTTCTGCGTCCTCTCCGGTTCGGTATCAATACTGGAGCAGGCCGATTTCAAACGGCACCAGTGGTAGCCGCAGTTACGCGTTCCGGGTCGGCTGCAAACCGAAATACGCCGCCTCCGGCGATACGGTGAACGCCTTCTCCGTGTGCTCCGTTGGGGCACATCGGCGATCGCCGTTGTTACTACTGGCCCTCGGCCGGGCTGTTGACCGATGTGGTACAGCGGTCGAAAAGGTCCACCAACTGTCGTGCGCACCGCTCCAGGTCGACCTCGCCGTCGCCGAGATGGTGATGACGGACGACGCTGTCGATGGCGCCGCGGATGGCGAGGGCCATCAGACGGGAGTCGAAAGTGTGGAACTCGCCCGCTCTGCACCCCTGCTCCAGCAGGTTGACCAGACACTCGATGGACAGGGCGCTGCGGGCGATGTCGTCCAGGCCGGCTATCTGCCGCGTCTGGGCCATGGCGACGATCTCTGCCAGTGCCTGGGCGTACAGCGGTCGGCGGATGACGATGGTCACCTGAGAGGCAATATAGGCACCGAGCTTCCCCCGGTATGTCATCTCAGCGTCGACGCTGGCCTCTATGGCCGTTCCGGCCTCCGTCAGGATGGTCTGGCCGACCTCCCGAAAGAGTTCGGGCTTCCCCGAGAAATAGTAGGAGATCATTCCGGTACTGCTGAGCCTGGCCCGTCGACATATCGCACTGAATGAGGCCTTTGAATAACCAATATCGGCCAGTGTCTCGATGGTTGCCTGAACTATTTGCGCTCTGCGTGCGTCCTGAGTGAATGTTCGAGCGCTCGGCTGGGCGGCCCTGGTCATCATGATGCGAAAGTAGCAGCTCCGGCTTGAGGATATCTGGCTCCTGCCCCTGACGGGCGATGTCCGGCCTCGCCGTGGCCCGCGGCACGGGCCGGAGCTCCTGCTGGAAGCAGCCGGGGCGACGCGCCCCTCGCCCGCGCCACGTCACGCCGCCTTCAGCGGCGGCCACCAATCGACGTTCAGCCGCCCATCGCCTCGACCAGGCTCTTGGGCCGCATATCCGTCCAGTTCTCCTCGATATGGGGCCAGGCACGCTTCACGGGCGTCCTTGTCATGGTCGACCGTCCACCCCTCGGGTACATCCGCGAAGGTCGGCCACAGCGAGTACTGTCCCTCGTGGTTGACCAGCACCAGAAATTCGGCGTCGGGATCGTCGAAGGGATTCACGCCGGTCTCCGCCTCTCATACCGTCCCAACAGTGGACGACGCGCCTGGACGCCTCCATGTTTGTGTGTCACGGCGGGATCGGCATCAGCGCGAGCCACCGTTACGGACCGGTCGCGGCCGAACCGTCCGGCCGTACCCGTAAAGCAGACCGCTCTCCGGCACCCCCAGTTCCAGGCCCACGTTCAGGATGACCAGCTCGGTGAGTCCACGAGCGTTGAGCAGAACGCCGAGCACGACTGGCTCACTCCCGGAGACCCCTGAAAGGCGCGCGGACATGGCGGCTCCCACGAATTTCCCCGTACAAGCCACCAGGGGCCGGTGGGCGTCGACGTCTTCGACGTCAGCCACGAGGCGACTGTGCCACCTACCCAGCGGCACCTTGAGCGGTGGAGCCCCCACGGCTCCGGCGTCAGTCACTATTGCCGCTGTCCGACCGGCATTCGATTTCCTCCGACAGGAAGGCGGTCAGGCGCCGCACCCCCTCCTCGATCCGTTCGGGATCGAGGTAGCTGCACGACAGTCGAAGTTGGTGATCGCCTGCTCGACCCAGGTAGAACTGCCGCATCGGAGTCCACAGCACACCATATTTGGCCGCGGACACCTCCAGCAGAGCGGCGTCCACAGGGACGGGCAGATGGACGCGGACGAAGAACCCACCGCAGGGGCGGTTCCAGCGGATTCCGGGATGCGACCCGTCTCCCAGATGGTGGTCCAATGCGTCGACCAAGCAGGTCAGGTTGCGTTGGTAGAGCTCGGACTTGCGACGGCTCAACTCGATCACGGAGCCTCCGTGCTCCAGCAACATCCCGCCGATCACGGCCTGGCACAGCGGGGATGTGTTCACGGTGACCATGCTCTTCACGGCGGCCAACTCGTCCGCGAGCAGTGTGCCGCCACCAGAGGAGCCGATCGGCTGATCAGCGATCACATAGCCGACTCTGGCTCCCGGGAAGGCAACCTTGGCAAAGGTACCGATATGAACCACACTCCGAGCGGTGTCAAGCGCTTTGAGTGGGGGCAGTTCGGCTCCGGCTGCCGCCGTGAACCCGTAAGCGTTGTCCTCTATGACGA encodes the following:
- a CDS encoding ATP-binding protein, with the translated sequence MSASPTATCDMCGRPVRPHRQSSTSPPRARYCSNACRQRSYRMRQKSGGMDTALTETPLTQMSSFIGRTDELIDLARTLREARLLTLTGPAGIGKTRLALELAGQEARGRRHEVAVVRLSQLTEQEEIRQRILTTLDAMPDGADGAEKDRLLLLDDCEHVLDTCGTLLTGLLPRHPRLRVLVTSREPLRLPGESVFPVIELALPDLDSGTELTACLRSDAVTLFMDRARAVAPDFQLTEANAADVGEICVRLDGVPLPIEMAARLMRVFPPAEVRARMDDSLALLTNGWRLADGRHRSLRASLEWGYDLLSAAERALLRRLSVLPGGFGPDAAAALAADIPEAVSAMPEILIGLEAKSVITPLPGADGPARFRLLESMRHYGHEMLVAQGEDTAAYERLTAWLTTASLPLREDAVAPAGTLGMLEKEHANLIHALRRLGSGDDERQLLLAAALTAAEVVGGRQSGAAGHIAHALDRTAPTSVYRGVALEAAAALARREGEDAAAARRADEAVALERERGRSTARLGRLLLLRGMIRQQADEREASRADLAEALKIGLRLGHNMLTALCLGEIARQQLENGELGSAEQTIHRVLPALRRHAVPFRLRSVLVTAGALALEKDDLTSAEAYFAEALRARPAHRSDTAAAIEGLALVATRARRFDRGLRLLGAAERIRDDAGRGTEWWRRRVHEARETALRAIPPARAEAWLDSAQGLPEQQAISLALGDDGPEAPHKRPAHPLSRRERDVAELVMEGLTNRQIAARMHVSVRTVETHIRHIRTTLGLRSRAHIAAWVAQRQPKPPARLTPPTGRRTPQVRSVVHGGHVVGGPNPLQLKDT
- the dpgA gene encoding 3,5-dihydroxyphenylacetyl-CoA synthase DpgA, with translation MRAIREAPGIVGVGAAVPPDSYTQREILDTFGVTDPRIRSIFLNGAIERRNLSLPPLGPDGKPITETQGDLLRKHTASGLRMGREAVERCLKDVGASLADVRYLCCVTSTGLLTPGFSALLIKDLGVERSCQRLDVVGMGCNAGLNALNAVSGWAAGHPGELAVMVCVEVCSAAYVFDGTLRSSVVNSLFGDGAAAVAVRVPGRTSGERSPAPTLLRFASHIIPEAVDAMRYDWDDAHGKFSFYLDPEVPYVVGANAETAVERLLTGTGVRTSDVTHWVVHSGGKKVIDSVRVNLGLSRHDVRHTLGVLRDHGNLSSGSFLFSYERLRDEKAALPGDIGVLMTMGPGSTIETALVGW
- a CDS encoding PLP-dependent aminotransferase family protein; translation: MRLHSSSLHGSLRDPVLGSIGFLNEVMSRYPEAISFAPGAPHPDTLENIDTEWYVGRFIDYLVQTGRSPEQARRLLLEYGPSRGIINGIVADALRRDHGIDAPANTLVMTVGAQEAMLLVLRALFRSGEGVLAVANPCFVGIVGAARLLDIDVIPVDEMDVGIDLDGLEQTCRSSREDGRPVRALYVAPDFSNPGAARMSLGRRRRLLDLAEREGFLVIEDNAYGFTAAAGAELPPLKALDTARSVVHIGTFAKVAFPGARVGYVIADQPIGSSGGGTLLADELAAVKSMVTVNTSPLCQAVIGGMLLEHGGSVIELSRRKSELYQRNLTCLVDALDHHLGDGSHPGIRWNRPCGGFFVRVHLPVPVDAALLEVSAAKYGVLWTPMRQFYLGRAGDHQLRLSCSYLDPERIEEGVRRLTAFLSEEIECRSDSGNSD
- a CDS encoding TetR/AcrR family transcriptional regulator: MMTRAAQPSARTFTQDARRAQIVQATIETLADIGYSKASFSAICRRARLSSTGMISYYFSGKPELFREVGQTILTEAGTAIEASVDAEMTYRGKLGAYIASQVTIVIRRPLYAQALAEIVAMAQTRQIAGLDDIARSALSIECLVNLLEQGCRAGEFHTFDSRLMALAIRGAIDSVVRHHHLGDGEVDLERCARQLVDLFDRCTTSVNSPAEGQ